From a single Bacillus pseudomycoides DSM 12442 genomic region:
- the asd gene encoding aspartate-semialdehyde dehydrogenase has translation MEKEKSFHVAVVGATGAVGEQMLNTLEKREFPIGKLTLLSSKRSAGKKLVFKGEEFTVQEATPESFEGVDIALFSAGGSVSKQLAPEAAKRGAIVVDNTSAFRMTENVPLVVPEVNENDLKEHSGIIANPNCSTIQMVVALEPIRQQFGLKRVIVSTYQAVSGAGAAAIEELHEQSQAILNGEEVKANVLPVSGDKKHFQIAFNAIPQIDKFQDNGFTFEEMKMINETKKIMHMPELEVAATCVRLPVVSGHSESVYIEVEKEGVTVEELKNLLADAEGIVLQDDPAEQLYPMPSTAVGKNEVFVGRIRKDLNNEKGFHLWVVSDNLLKGAAWNSVQIAERLVKLQLV, from the coding sequence ATGGAAAAGGAAAAATCTTTTCATGTCGCTGTAGTTGGAGCAACCGGCGCAGTTGGTGAACAAATGTTAAATACTTTAGAGAAACGAGAATTTCCAATTGGGAAGTTAACGTTACTTTCATCTAAACGTTCTGCAGGCAAGAAGCTTGTATTTAAAGGAGAAGAATTCACAGTACAAGAAGCAACTCCTGAAAGCTTTGAAGGAGTCGATATTGCACTCTTTAGTGCAGGTGGATCTGTATCGAAACAACTAGCACCAGAAGCAGCAAAACGTGGTGCAATTGTTGTTGATAATACAAGTGCATTCCGTATGACAGAAAATGTACCACTTGTTGTACCTGAAGTGAATGAAAATGACTTAAAAGAACATAGTGGTATCATTGCAAATCCAAACTGTTCTACAATTCAAATGGTAGTTGCTCTTGAACCAATTCGTCAGCAGTTTGGTTTAAAACGAGTAATCGTTTCCACATATCAAGCGGTGTCAGGTGCAGGTGCTGCTGCAATTGAAGAGCTTCATGAACAATCACAAGCAATCTTAAATGGAGAAGAAGTAAAAGCAAATGTTTTACCTGTATCAGGTGACAAAAAACATTTCCAAATTGCTTTTAATGCCATTCCACAAATTGATAAGTTTCAAGATAATGGATTTACATTTGAAGAAATGAAAATGATTAATGAAACGAAAAAAATTATGCATATGCCCGAGTTAGAAGTAGCAGCGACATGTGTACGTTTGCCAGTTGTATCAGGTCATTCTGAGTCCGTTTACATTGAAGTGGAAAAAGAAGGCGTAACTGTAGAAGAACTGAAAAACTTGCTTGCGGATGCGGAAGGAATTGTACTGCAAGATGATCCAGCAGAACAATTATATCCAATGCCATCTACTGCGGTAGGGAAAAATGAAGTATTTGTTGGGCGTATTCGTAAAGATTTAAATAATGAAAAAGGATTCCATCTTTGGGTCGTATCTGATAACTTATTAAAAGGTGCTGCATGGAACTCTGTTCAAATTGCAGAACGATTAGTAAAATTACAATTAGTGTAA
- a CDS encoding AHH domain-containing protein translates to MILLYKDKHTKVLREELKNAGIDPPPYPNAAHHIAPWNDKRAKQAQKLLEYFKIHHDSAANGVFLPGYGAEGHKYVTTEVLHIGSHGPEYIREVERTLQYIKDIGGTQADAVDALHDIREQLLKGTLKLNTPKNK, encoded by the coding sequence TTGATACTGCTCTACAAGGACAAACATACTAAAGTATTACGTGAAGAACTTAAGAACGCAGGGATTGACCCGCCTCCATATCCTAATGCAGCACATCATATTGCCCCTTGGAATGATAAAAGGGCGAAGCAAGCTCAAAAATTATTGGAATATTTCAAGATACATCATGATTCTGCTGCTAATGGAGTGTTTCTTCCAGGGTATGGGGCAGAAGGGCATAAATATGTAACTACTGAAGTGCTACATATAGGTAGCCATGGCCCAGAATATATAAGAGAAGTAGAAAGAACACTTCAATATATTAAAGATATTGGTGGTACTCAAGCTGATGCTGTTGATGCCTTACATGATATAAGAGAACAACTATTGAAGGGCACATTAAAACTAAATACACCAAAAAACAAATGA
- a CDS encoding imm11 family protein, which yields MKIWELRGSVNDYESFQLLNFDQDHEKYFDGKFDLAKSLSNSWGDILIECVEEGKQSDCPHFWGRNGTLLISNKAKKLLEALIGHDVEFLPLIHNATNEPYYAVHVLNHLDAIANTNSIFKKLRSGLIVGCEKYSFISNVVENEDIFKVFLNNHVYSISVFVSDKFRNAILESDLTGFEFVEVWDSESNM from the coding sequence ATGAAGATCTGGGAATTACGAGGCTCTGTGAATGATTATGAATCTTTTCAACTACTAAATTTTGATCAAGACCATGAAAAATATTTTGATGGGAAATTTGATTTAGCAAAAAGTTTATCTAATTCATGGGGAGATATACTGATTGAATGTGTAGAAGAAGGTAAACAAAGTGATTGTCCACATTTTTGGGGAAGGAATGGTACATTACTTATTAGTAATAAGGCAAAAAAACTTTTAGAGGCTTTAATAGGGCATGATGTTGAATTTCTTCCTTTAATACATAATGCTACTAATGAACCCTACTATGCCGTTCATGTATTAAATCATTTAGATGCAATTGCTAATACCAATTCAATCTTTAAAAAGTTAAGAAGCGGCTTAATAGTTGGTTGTGAAAAATATTCCTTTATATCCAATGTTGTAGAAAACGAAGATATTTTCAAAGTATTTTTAAATAATCATGTTTATTCAATTTCAGTTTTTGTATCAGATAAGTTCAGAAATGCAATTTTAGAAAGTGATTTAACAGGTTTTGAATTTGTTGAGGTATGGGATTCGGAATCGAACATGTAA
- a CDS encoding tetratricopeptide repeat protein: protein MSAHIITKEQIKQILDAWYQSMLQQQVEKAKQFKQEIEDKLSSIKEDENLLLYYSLLNFRYKVLTGGLNITKDNFNEINSFDIPDNSFLSYYYHFFKAIHSTILAQYNEAGEHFEKAEKLLMHVPTELEKAEFNYRLAAFYYQIYKPLPSISYASKAKDFFSKTNSYDINIALCENVLGLTCIQIRQFEQAEEHLNKAIDIVKKIDNTELLLRIRNNLGWLYANQNLSDLAIRHLSEVIEHLPNHYKAMFLQAREHYKLGERNKANALIEKGLAACTKIENKEYVHRFNILKAMNNGSDSLTLESVVLEGISYFEAEGLTRCVQEYTEILATMFYKKENEKKASKYFYMSNEARKKYEEKGALV, encoded by the coding sequence ATGAGCGCACATATAATAACTAAAGAGCAAATCAAGCAAATATTAGATGCTTGGTATCAATCAATGTTACAACAACAAGTAGAAAAAGCAAAACAATTTAAACAAGAAATTGAAGACAAACTTTCTAGTATAAAAGAAGACGAAAACCTACTACTATATTATTCATTATTAAATTTTAGATATAAAGTACTAACAGGTGGGCTTAACATTACAAAAGATAATTTTAATGAAATTAACTCCTTTGATATACCTGATAACAGCTTTCTATCCTATTATTATCACTTTTTCAAAGCAATTCACAGCACAATTCTTGCGCAATACAATGAAGCTGGGGAACATTTTGAGAAAGCGGAAAAACTATTAATGCATGTGCCGACCGAATTAGAAAAAGCAGAATTTAATTATAGGTTGGCAGCTTTCTATTACCAAATTTATAAACCCCTACCATCTATTTCATATGCTAGTAAAGCAAAAGACTTTTTCAGCAAAACTAACTCCTATGACATTAACATTGCTTTATGCGAGAACGTCCTCGGCTTAACGTGTATACAGATAAGGCAGTTTGAACAAGCTGAAGAACACTTAAATAAAGCTATTGATATTGTTAAAAAGATTGATAACACGGAACTACTGTTACGTATTAGAAATAATTTAGGCTGGTTATATGCAAATCAAAACCTTTCAGATTTAGCTATTCGTCATTTATCAGAGGTTATAGAACACCTTCCAAACCATTATAAAGCTATGTTCTTACAGGCTAGGGAACATTATAAATTGGGTGAACGCAACAAGGCTAATGCACTAATTGAAAAAGGGCTTGCAGCTTGTACTAAGATAGAAAATAAGGAATACGTGCACCGCTTTAATATCCTAAAGGCAATGAATAATGGTTCTGATTCTCTAACGTTGGAAAGTGTTGTTTTAGAAGGGATTTCCTATTTCGAAGCAGAAGGTTTAACACGTTGCGTACAAGAATACACGGAAATATTAGCAACTATGTTTTATAAGAAAGAAAACGAGAAAAAAGCAAGTAAGTATTTTTACATGAGTAATGAAGCAAGAAAGAAATATGAAGAAAAAGGGGCCTTAGTGTAA
- a CDS encoding N-acetylmuramoyl-L-alanine amidase: MRKSTKLVSSVFMTSLLLFSFTTGAFADRMLIIPDLPKQPYRYGVGAYEGVVAHSTATSEAPAINIQKYESRTWRSAFVHYAVDWNETIQIADTKYIAYGAGSGANKRFVHVELCETADYGKFKRSYEKYVKLLAEILKDNNLSVEKGLWTHYDVTKYLGGTDHEDPLDYLRSHGVSEAQFRADVKRAYNNGDVSVPEQPSKPGEPVANVEGIAYIEGYNVNLRKGAGASYSVIRQLNKPESYQVWGEKDGWLNLGGNQWVYNNPSYIKFEKKEPVNPIAGKRIVSKVDKLRFYDSPSWQDKDVAGTLDAGQGFTIDEKVTVNGSSQYKVHNSKGKTYFITASEAYVYVKSH; encoded by the coding sequence ATGAGAAAATCAACGAAACTAGTTTCCTCTGTATTTATGACTTCATTGCTCCTATTTAGTTTCACTACAGGGGCTTTTGCTGATAGAATGCTTATTATTCCTGATTTACCTAAGCAGCCGTATAGATATGGTGTTGGTGCATATGAGGGTGTTGTGGCACATAGTACAGCAACTTCAGAAGCTCCAGCTATTAATATTCAAAAGTATGAGTCTCGTACTTGGCGTTCGGCTTTCGTGCATTATGCAGTAGATTGGAATGAAACAATTCAAATTGCTGATACAAAGTATATCGCTTATGGGGCTGGTTCAGGTGCTAATAAGCGTTTTGTACATGTTGAACTTTGCGAAACTGCAGACTATGGAAAATTTAAGCGCTCATATGAAAAGTACGTTAAATTATTAGCTGAAATCTTAAAAGATAACAATCTATCTGTAGAAAAAGGATTGTGGACACACTATGATGTAACGAAATACCTTGGCGGCACAGACCATGAAGATCCACTTGATTACTTACGTAGTCATGGTGTATCAGAAGCGCAATTCCGTGCTGATGTAAAACGTGCATATAATAATGGTGACGTTTCTGTTCCCGAGCAACCATCTAAACCAGGCGAACCAGTGGCGAATGTGGAAGGTATTGCATATATTGAAGGTTATAATGTAAATCTTCGTAAAGGGGCAGGTGCAAGTTACTCTGTTATTCGTCAGTTAAATAAACCAGAATCATACCAAGTGTGGGGAGAAAAAGATGGTTGGTTAAATCTTGGAGGAAATCAATGGGTATATAACAATCCTTCTTACATCAAGTTTGAGAAGAAAGAGCCAGTTAATCCGATTGCAGGAAAGCGTATTGTGTCCAAAGTGGACAAACTACGTTTCTATGACTCTCCATCTTGGCAGGATAAAGACGTTGCTGGTACCTTAGATGCAGGACAAGGGTTTACAATCGATGAAAAAGTAACTGTCAATGGATCATCACAGTACAAAGTACACAATAGTAAAGGTAAAACATACTTTATTACAGCAAGTGAAGCCTATGTATATGTAAAGTCACACTAA
- a CDS encoding BhlA/UviB family holin-like peptide, with the protein MRTLEEQVFNVMLSQGAFGALFVWLLFSTRKESKELLDSTRQENKEREDKYQQVIEKNQEVIEEQAKSFGSLSKDVSEIKQILGTKGEK; encoded by the coding sequence ATGAGAACATTGGAAGAACAGGTTTTCAATGTAATGCTATCACAGGGCGCTTTTGGCGCTCTTTTTGTTTGGCTTTTATTCTCAACAAGGAAAGAGAGTAAAGAGTTATTAGATTCTACTCGTCAAGAAAATAAAGAGCGAGAAGATAAGTATCAACAAGTCATTGAAAAGAACCAGGAAGTCATTGAAGAACAAGCTAAATCATTTGGTTCTCTATCTAAAGATGTATCAGAAATCAAACAAATTCTTGGTACGAAAGGTGAGAAATAA
- a CDS encoding hemolysin XhlA family protein — protein sequence MEDVYKKIDSLKTEQKEIMRDIRNLETRTTINEKDISTINRQLEKISMNTTWILRIVISAIVMAVLGLIIKGGI from the coding sequence ATGGAAGACGTATATAAAAAAATTGACAGCCTAAAAACGGAACAAAAAGAAATCATGAGAGATATTCGCAATTTAGAAACTCGTACAACTATTAACGAAAAAGACATTTCTACAATTAATAGGCAGTTAGAAAAAATTAGCATGAATACCACATGGATTTTGCGAATTGTTATTAGTGCAATAGTTATGGCAGTTTTAGGATTGATAATAAAAGGTGGTATTTAA
- a CDS encoding BppU family phage baseplate upper protein, which produces MRNEVIIIDLADPVFTKTIRLRQNDKNGLKLTVYLKDNGRVVDLTGYVAKYEATNNKQFIRDDAKIIDVNNGIIEYILPAKAVSTSNEWMAYFVIEKGDSERTSTPDIRIVLRRDVKEGNIKLESYISDFEKALEQVAGYRKEIDDTNKLIVELTKLINANNVQVPKITTDVGGALISVSDPTKNILDEIVARGLRINTIYCHGSVQGNTPNAKSWRGISFINSPTYGFIFAKDYQNKLWTNYIDDAKGWLGWQEHPSFEDVKKLFSLWGFDEKRLLLNGKSILEEEADALVISKDTKYKKVKVEADLLIHNKLQAPSNAAVWFHKEKRYNSGKWIVEFNDKPRWGFNRSVDRSGGLFHIKESGIYDIHAYLSALAQTADAEHILEIHILDASRKTIEEHEIAGEITGYVSKWVRMTGSFQWYFTAGQKFKVVYNNKDKDQIYVWEARTTVTQLSKGLDENNAV; this is translated from the coding sequence ATGAGAAATGAAGTAATTATAATTGATTTGGCTGATCCAGTATTCACAAAAACCATTCGTTTACGCCAAAATGATAAAAATGGTTTAAAACTAACTGTATATCTAAAAGATAATGGTAGAGTAGTTGATTTAACTGGATATGTAGCAAAGTATGAAGCAACAAATAATAAACAGTTTATTCGGGATGATGCCAAAATTATTGATGTAAATAATGGAATCATTGAATATATATTACCTGCTAAAGCGGTCTCAACTTCTAACGAATGGATGGCTTATTTTGTTATAGAAAAGGGAGATTCAGAACGTACAAGCACACCAGATATCCGAATTGTTTTAAGAAGAGATGTCAAAGAAGGAAATATCAAACTGGAAAGTTATATTTCTGATTTTGAAAAAGCCTTGGAACAAGTAGCAGGATATAGAAAAGAAATTGATGATACAAATAAACTAATCGTAGAGTTAACAAAATTAATTAATGCAAATAATGTTCAAGTGCCAAAAATCACAACAGATGTAGGTGGTGCGTTAATCTCGGTTAGTGATCCTACAAAAAATATTCTTGATGAAATTGTAGCCAGAGGACTAAGGATAAACACAATTTATTGTCATGGCAGTGTGCAAGGAAATACACCTAACGCTAAATCGTGGCGTGGTATCTCATTTATAAATTCCCCTACTTACGGATTTATTTTTGCAAAAGATTATCAAAACAAACTCTGGACTAATTATATTGATGATGCAAAAGGTTGGTTAGGATGGCAGGAACATCCATCATTTGAAGATGTGAAAAAACTGTTCTCATTATGGGGATTTGACGAAAAGAGATTGCTTTTGAATGGTAAATCAATTTTAGAAGAAGAAGCTGATGCTCTAGTCATTAGTAAAGATACGAAATATAAAAAAGTTAAAGTTGAAGCTGATCTCTTAATCCACAATAAACTTCAAGCTCCTTCTAATGCTGCTGTTTGGTTTCATAAAGAAAAACGCTACAATAGCGGAAAGTGGATTGTAGAGTTTAACGATAAACCACGTTGGGGTTTTAATAGAAGTGTAGATCGTTCTGGTGGTCTATTTCACATTAAAGAAAGTGGTATCTATGATATACATGCTTACCTGTCTGCATTAGCCCAAACAGCGGATGCTGAACATATACTTGAAATCCACATATTAGATGCAAGCAGAAAAACAATTGAAGAACATGAAATTGCAGGAGAAATTACGGGCTATGTAAGTAAATGGGTTAGGATGACAGGTAGTTTTCAGTGGTACTTTACAGCAGGGCAAAAATTCAAAGTTGTTTATAACAATAAAGACAAAGATCAGATTTATGTTTGGGAAGCAAGAACTACCGTTACCCAGTTATCAAAAGGTTTAGATGAAAATAATGCGGTTTAA
- a CDS encoding tail fiber domain-containing protein, translated as MFLGYYINSRKEMQPTIFLGGNDDITASQGAVAIYQQSDSYPKAGGIGITRGYISGSKTDLYFPANIFFDQNGKMIIKAEDSLNIDALYSYMNLTAATDFAAKSKKNLMLEATEENMHFTAGKGFLFHQNGKRIFSVKTSSSGDTDLVLQYSLLRNSNSANGYLQVMSGTGSFYGGILAADFKVSSKKKYKTNIRDIGFSALDKVMDWDIKQYNLKTDMAKLYDMRMNRKEGEPPITTDAISTHYGLVIPNEEEETGVGLYGMLSQLTKGFQEYVTKTDARIEKIEPQQPKGNVKHRGRSKRTRRPPKRLEKGAIERSVTK; from the coding sequence ATGTTTTTAGGATATTATATAAATTCAAGAAAAGAAATGCAGCCCACCATCTTTTTAGGTGGAAACGATGATATAACCGCTTCACAAGGGGCAGTAGCAATATATCAACAATCTGACTCATATCCCAAAGCTGGCGGTATTGGTATCACAAGAGGGTATATAAGCGGAAGTAAAACAGATTTGTACTTTCCAGCAAATATTTTCTTTGACCAAAACGGAAAGATGATTATTAAAGCGGAAGATTCTTTAAATATAGATGCATTATACTCATACATGAATTTAACTGCTGCAACAGATTTCGCAGCGAAAAGTAAAAAGAATCTCATGCTTGAAGCGACTGAAGAGAATATGCATTTTACAGCAGGAAAAGGATTCCTGTTTCATCAAAACGGAAAGAGAATCTTTTCGGTAAAAACTTCTTCTAGCGGTGATACAGACTTAGTGCTTCAGTATTCTTTGCTACGAAATTCTAATTCTGCAAATGGATACCTTCAAGTTATGTCTGGCACTGGTTCATTTTATGGTGGGATTTTAGCCGCTGATTTTAAAGTATCATCAAAGAAAAAATACAAGACAAACATTCGTGATATTGGATTTAGTGCATTAGATAAAGTAATGGATTGGGATATTAAACAATACAACCTTAAAACAGATATGGCAAAACTTTATGATATGCGTATGAATCGAAAAGAAGGAGAACCACCAATTACTACTGATGCAATTTCAACACATTATGGTTTAGTTATTCCAAATGAAGAGGAAGAAACAGGTGTAGGTTTATATGGTATGCTCTCACAATTAACAAAAGGGTTTCAAGAATACGTAACAAAAACAGATGCTAGAATTGAAAAAATAGAGCCACAACAGCCTAAAGGAAATGTAAAGCATAGAGGAAGATCAAAACGCACGAGAAGACCACCTAAACGCCTTGAAAAAGGTGCGATTGAAAGGAGCGTAACGAAATGA